In Lates calcarifer isolate ASB-BC8 linkage group LG4, TLL_Latcal_v3, whole genome shotgun sequence, a genomic segment contains:
- the urod gene encoding uroporphyrinogen decarboxylase, whose protein sequence is MSKDTLILPKDFPQLQNDTFLRAARGEETEHVPVWCMRQAGRYLPEFRESRAGKDFFETCRSPEACCELTLQPLRRFPFDAAIIFSDILVVPQAMGMDVQMVPGKGPTFPEPLKEPEDLQRLRVKVDVAKELGYVFKAITLTRHKIEGKVPLIGFTGAPWTLMSYMIEGGGSNTHSKAKRWLYRHPEASHMLLRMLTDVIVEYLLGQVAAGAQALQVFESHAGILGPVEFKEFSLPYLRDIARRVKDKLKEAGQDVPMIAFAKDAHYGLEDLSQSHYEVVGLDWTIDPRSARERTGGKVSLQGNMDPCALYAPKERISDIVKKMLEGFGTRGYIANLGHGLYPDMDPENVGAFVEAVHQHSKQMIKQM, encoded by the exons ATGAGCAAGGACACTTTAATACT CCCAAAGGACTTTCCTCAGCTCCAAAATGATACATTCCTGCGAGCGGCGCGAGGAGAAGAGACTGAACATGTTCCGGTGTGGTGTATGAGACAGGCTGGAAGATATCTGCCAG AGTTTCGTGAGTCCAGAGCAGGGAAGGACTTCTTTGAGACATGTCGGTCACCAGAGGCCTGCTGTGAGCTCACTCTGCAG CCTCTGAGACGTTTTCCCTTCGATGCTGCCATCATCTTCTCTGACATCCTGGTTGTCCCACAG GCCATGGGTATGGATGTCCAGATGGTGCCAGGTAAAGGGCCTACATTCCCAGAGCCCCTGAAGGAGCCAGAAGACCTGCAGAGACTGCGCGTCAAAGTGGATGTGGCCAAAGAGCTGGGCTACGTCTTCAAAGCCATCACGCTGACCAGGCACAAGATAGAGGGCAAAGTGCCACTCATAGGATTCACTGGAGCTCCG TGGACATTGATGTCCTACATGATAGAAGGCGGAGGCTCCAACACCCACTCTAAGGCGAAGCGTTGGCTGTACCGACACCCTGAGGCCAGCCACATGCTGCTGAGGATGCTGACAGACGTGATAGTGGAGTATCTGCTGGGACAGGTGGCAGCTGGAGCTCAG gctCTGCAGGTGTTTGAGTCCCACGCCGGAATTCTGGGACCTGTTGAGTTTAAAGAGTTCTCTCTGCCTTACCTCCGAGACATCGCTCGCCGTGTCAAGGATAAACTGAAGGAGGCAGGACAGGATGTTCCCATG atTGCATTTGCAAAGGATGCTCACTACGGGTTGGAAGATCTCTCTCAGTCTCATTATGAGGTAGTCGGGCTGGACTGGACCATTGACCCACGATCAGCACG GGAGCGCACAGGAGGGAAGGTCAGCCTGCAGGGAAACATGGACCCTTGTGCTCTCTACGCTCCAAAG gaGCGCATTTCAGACATCGTGAAGAAGATGCTGGAGGGTTTCGGCACGAGAGGCTACATTGCCAACCTGGGCCACGGCCTTTACCCCGACATGGACCCAGAGAACGTGGGCGCCTTCGTCGAAGCTGTGCACCAGCACTCTAAACAGATGATCAAACAGATGTAA
- the lyn gene encoding LOW QUALITY PROTEIN: tyrosine-protein kinase Lyn (The sequence of the model RefSeq protein was modified relative to this genomic sequence to represent the inferred CDS: deleted 1 base in 1 codon), whose translation MGCMKSTLSEGLSAVVEGKNSEQTVRTEQTHYVRDPTSNTKNNINNSLLPGQMFQQMEERGVGKIVISLYPYAATHPDDLGFKKGEKMKVLEERGEWWRAKSLITNKEGFIPSNYVAQADTMETEEWFFKDITRKDAERQLLAPANKPGSYLIRESETSKGSYSLSIRDVDTQRIDSVKHYKIRMLDNGGYYISPKISFPDIGSMIKHYHNKADGLCRKLDRPCVKPKAQKPWDKDAWEISKESIKMVKKLGAGQFGEVWMAYYNNATKVAVKTLKPGTMTPEAFMEEANVMKTLQHDRLVRLYAVVTKTEPIYIITEFMANGSLLDFLKSDEGCRLLLPKLIDFSAQIAEGMAYIEKKNYIHRDLRAANVLVSESLLCKIADFGLARVIEDDEYSAREGAKFPIKWTAPEAINYGSFTIKSDMWSFGVLLYEIITYGKIPYPGMTKGEVMSSVQRGYRMPQPDNCPAELYEIMMSCWKNKPEDRPTFEYMQSVLDDFYTATEGQYQQQP comes from the exons ATGGGCTGTATGAAGTCCACGCTGAGCGAAGGTCTGAGCGCAGTTGTGGAGGGGAAGAACAGCGAGCAGACTGTACGTACCGAGCAAACGCACTATGTCAGAGACCCCACCTCcaatacaaaaaacaacata AATAACTCCCTGCTACCTGGTCAGATGTTCCAACAGATGGAAG AAAGGGGGGTTGGCAAAATAGTGATCAGCCTTTACCCATACGCAGCCACACACCCAGATGACTTGGGGTTcaagaaaggagaaaagatgAAAGTCTTAGAGGA ACGTGGTGAGTGGTGGAGAGCAAAGTCATTGATAACCAACAAAGAAGGATTCATCCCATCCAATTATGTTGCTCAAGCTGACACCATGGAAACAGAAGA GTGGTTTTTCAAGGACATAACAAGAAAAGATGCC GAGAGGCAGCTGTTGGCTCCAGCAAACAAACCAGGCTCTTATCTTATCAGGGAAAGTGAAACATCAAAAG GGAGTTACTCACTGTCCATCAGAGACGTGGACACCCAGAGGATAGATTCAGTCAAACACTATAAGATAAGGATGCTGGATAATGGCGGCTACTACATTTCTCCTAAAATCTCATTCCCTGACATTGGCAGCATGATCAAACACTACCACA ACAAAGCAGATGGCCTGTGTCGTAAACTGGACCGTCCATGTGTAAAACCCAAAGCTCAGAAACCATGGGACAAAGATGCATGGGAAATTTCCAAAGAGTCTATTAAGATGGTGAAGAAACTAGGAGCAGGGCAGTTTGGAGAAGTCTGGATGG cttACTACAACAACGCAACCAAAGTAGCGGTGAAGACTCTGAAGCCAGGCACCATGACTCCTGAAGCCTTCATGGAGGAAGCCAATGTCATGAAGACGCTGCAGCACGACAGGCTTGTGCGGCTCTATGCTGTCGTCACCAAGACAGAACCCATCTATATCATCACTGAGTTTATGGCAAATG GCAGCCTGCTGGACTTCTTAAAGAGCGACGAGGGATGTAGACTGCTACTACCCAAGCTCATCGACTTCTCAGCACAG ATAGCAGAGGGCATGGCATACATAGAGAAGAAGAATTATATCCACAGAGACCTGAGAGCAGCTAATGTCCTGGTGTCAGAGAGTCTGCTCTGTAAAATAGCTGATTTTGGACTGGCGAGAGTCATAGAGGACGACGAGTACTCTGCCAGAGAGg GAGCTAAATTCCCCATTAAGTGGACAGCTCCAGAGGCCATTAACTATGGTTCTTTCACCATCAAGTCAGACATGTGGTCCTTTGGAGTTCTGCTTTATGAGATTATCACCTATGGGAAAATTCCTTACCCAG GTATGACCAAAGGAGAGGTGATGTCCTCGGTGCAGCGTGGCTACAGGATGCCCCAGCCTGACAACTGTCCTGCTGAACTCTACGAAATCATGAtgtcctgctggaaaaacaaaccTGAGGACAGGCCCACCTTTGAGTACATGCAGAGCGTCCTTGATGACTTCTACACTGCCACAGAGGGACAGTACCAGCAGCAACCATAG